From a single Streptomyces liliifuscus genomic region:
- a CDS encoding amidohydrolase, with the protein MNDNAPSLILTGGQVLTVDADFGVAEGVAVRGRDIVAVGSDAEMRALAGPGTRVVELDGRTVLPGINDSHLHGAAYGMTKPPFALDVGHPSVGSIADITAAVERAAGAARPGEWIIGLGWDTGYLAECLADPDRFPHRRDLDAVAPRNPVCLTHFSSHLVWVNSAALRLCGIDAASVPPPGGVIDTDSAGEPTGILREAAQELVQAELPSPDAGQRRRAIQGVVRELHSRGITSYTEPGLGPGGDTSLFGGLSTDNWIAYADLAASGELRCRVSVLLLPAPIGGSADDVRKGLAELRRPESADPRLLNAIGVKIFADGVPPNGTAWMSEPYTDGGNGALCVHGDTPGLRSDELSEMIRVAHEAGFQLGVHVTGDLAIDTVVDAFLAANAAAPRPDARHYVIHGDFVGAAGLAKLAAHGYGVNMNPAIKWTISDLMDEVVGPDRSAYQWPVRSAVEAGVTVCASSDAPITEPDWRQGVAAMMLRESKASGRPSGPEQCVSFAEAVRAYTINPARQDFAEGWKGSIEVGKVADLCVMDRPLLDLDPHSITDAQVDLTVFDGHVVHER; encoded by the coding sequence GTGAACGACAACGCCCCCTCCCTCATCCTGACCGGCGGTCAGGTCCTCACCGTGGACGCCGACTTCGGTGTGGCCGAGGGCGTCGCCGTACGCGGCCGGGACATCGTCGCCGTCGGCAGCGACGCCGAGATGCGCGCCCTGGCAGGGCCCGGCACCCGGGTCGTCGAACTCGACGGCCGGACCGTCCTGCCGGGCATCAACGACTCCCATCTGCACGGGGCCGCGTACGGCATGACGAAGCCGCCGTTCGCCCTCGACGTCGGCCACCCGTCGGTCGGGTCCATCGCCGACATCACCGCTGCCGTGGAGAGGGCAGCAGGCGCGGCCCGGCCCGGCGAGTGGATCATCGGGCTGGGCTGGGACACCGGGTATCTGGCGGAGTGCCTGGCAGACCCGGACCGCTTCCCGCACCGCCGCGACCTGGACGCGGTCGCACCGCGGAACCCGGTCTGTCTGACCCACTTCTCCTCGCATCTCGTGTGGGTCAACAGCGCCGCGCTGCGCCTGTGCGGCATCGACGCGGCAAGCGTGCCGCCCCCCGGCGGCGTCATCGACACCGACTCCGCGGGGGAGCCCACCGGTATCCTTCGCGAGGCCGCCCAGGAACTCGTACAGGCCGAACTGCCCTCTCCCGACGCCGGTCAACGCCGCCGCGCCATCCAGGGTGTGGTGCGTGAGCTCCACTCACGCGGCATCACCAGCTACACCGAACCGGGCCTCGGCCCGGGCGGGGACACGTCCCTCTTCGGCGGGTTGAGCACCGACAACTGGATCGCCTACGCCGACCTCGCCGCGAGCGGTGAACTCCGGTGCCGGGTCAGCGTCCTGCTGCTGCCCGCGCCGATCGGCGGCTCGGCCGACGACGTGCGCAAGGGTCTGGCCGAGCTGCGGCGCCCCGAGTCCGCGGACCCGCGCCTCCTGAACGCCATCGGTGTCAAGATCTTCGCCGACGGGGTGCCGCCCAACGGCACGGCCTGGATGAGCGAGCCGTACACCGACGGCGGCAATGGTGCGCTGTGCGTGCACGGCGACACCCCCGGGCTCCGGAGCGACGAGTTGTCCGAGATGATCCGCGTCGCCCACGAGGCCGGCTTCCAACTCGGGGTGCACGTCACCGGCGACCTGGCCATCGACACGGTGGTCGACGCCTTCCTCGCGGCGAACGCGGCTGCACCGCGCCCGGATGCCCGGCACTACGTCATCCACGGCGACTTCGTCGGCGCGGCCGGCCTCGCCAAGCTCGCCGCGCACGGCTACGGCGTCAACATGAACCCCGCCATCAAGTGGACCATCTCCGACCTGATGGACGAGGTCGTCGGCCCCGACCGCTCCGCCTACCAGTGGCCCGTACGGTCCGCCGTCGAGGCCGGAGTCACGGTCTGCGCCAGCTCCGACGCACCGATCACCGAGCCCGACTGGCGGCAGGGAGTGGCCGCGATGATGCTGCGGGAGTCGAAGGCCAGCGGTCGGCCGAGCGGGCCCGAGCAGTGTGTGTCGTTCGCCGAGGCCGTGCGCGCCTACACGATCAATCCGGCCCGGCAGGACTTCGCCGAGGGCTGGAAGGGGTCCATCGAGGTCGGCAAGGTCGCGGACCTGTGCGTAATGGACCGCCCGCTGCTGGACCTGGACCCGCACTCGATCACGGACGCGCAGGTGGACCTGACGGTGTTCGACGGGCACGTCGTCCACGAGCGCTGA
- a CDS encoding TIGR03619 family F420-dependent LLM class oxidoreductase, with product MTDTPRMLLVLSENWTLTGGRADLPAAVRWAREAEDAGFDSVMVSEHVVLGPDAAADGIMGNPRDYALPGNQDPYTPWPNSLLLLSAIASVTERLRLAAAAVLAPLRHPLLMARELGTLDLISEGRLLVQPTVSWSKDEYDALGVPFGRRGRLLDEHLDVWAKAWGPSPISHESEHYPFRDVYFEPKAFRPEGPRLWFGGQRLNGPVLRRLVRYGHGFHPLGRPTPQDLQVLKDAMAAAGRDVAEMEMIGGTQAVFPDDHSTADLGAALASIPEQLEQGFTTFCVKPNQFIDDPDAIGAFCRDVMRRVNAPTA from the coding sequence ATGACCGACACGCCACGCATGCTGCTGGTCCTGAGCGAGAACTGGACCCTGACCGGCGGCCGGGCCGACCTGCCCGCCGCCGTACGGTGGGCCCGCGAGGCCGAGGACGCCGGCTTCGACTCCGTCATGGTCAGCGAACACGTCGTGCTGGGCCCCGACGCGGCCGCCGACGGCATCATGGGCAACCCCCGGGACTACGCCCTCCCGGGGAACCAGGACCCCTACACCCCCTGGCCCAATTCACTGCTCCTGCTGTCCGCCATCGCCTCCGTCACCGAACGCCTGCGCCTGGCCGCCGCCGCGGTGCTGGCGCCCCTGCGTCATCCTCTGCTCATGGCCCGCGAACTGGGCACTCTCGATCTGATCAGCGAGGGGCGGCTGCTGGTGCAGCCGACGGTCAGCTGGAGCAAGGACGAGTACGACGCTCTCGGCGTCCCCTTCGGCCGGCGCGGGCGCCTGCTCGACGAGCACCTCGACGTCTGGGCGAAGGCCTGGGGACCATCACCGATTTCCCACGAGAGCGAGCACTACCCGTTCCGGGACGTCTACTTCGAGCCCAAGGCCTTCCGTCCCGAGGGCCCGAGGCTGTGGTTCGGCGGCCAGCGCCTCAACGGCCCCGTCCTGCGCCGGCTCGTACGGTACGGCCACGGCTTCCACCCGCTGGGCCGGCCGACGCCGCAGGACCTACAGGTGCTCAAGGACGCCATGGCCGCGGCAGGCCGGGATGTCGCCGAGATGGAGATGATCGGCGGCACCCAGGCCGTGTTTCCCGACGACCACTCCACGGCGGACCTCGGCGCGGCGCTCGCGAGCATCCCGGAACAACTGGAACAGGGCTTCACGACGTTCTGCGTCAAGCCGAACCAGTTCATCGACGACCCGGACGCGATCGGAGCGTTCTGCCGAGACGTGATGCGCCGCGTGAATGCTCCGACCGCTTGA